In Pyricularia oryzae 70-15 chromosome 2, whole genome shotgun sequence, one genomic interval encodes:
- a CDS encoding beta-xylosidase — MKEDDRLLGEHKDHGGDSKGAGAHASDAPGRRFKSQHWRSSGHRLRRFAKYVIVAMALKYFLAALVGLLPYIADEVQGAITYPDCENGPLSTNIVCDQAATPAERAAGLVDIMELDEKLENLVNKSPGAPRIGLPAYEWWSEALHGVAKSPGVTFNKSSGAAFSSATSFSNPIVLSAAFDDELVEAVATQISTEARAFSNAGLAGLDWWTPNINPYKDPRWGRGMETPGEDALRISKYVKALLRGLEGSDPTTRKMVANCKHYAANDLERWNGVTRYNFDAPVTLQDLSEYYLPAFKQCARDSNVGSFMCAYNAMSIKGKDLSWNGTPVCASKYLMNDILREHWGWKEHNNWITSDCNAVLHMWNQHHWSDTREEAAGSAYTAGTDTVCEVSNYDKTAVKGAFDRGLLDEDVVDRALKRLYEGLVRAGYFDGPDAPYRNITWADVNTPEARKLAHRSAVEGMVLTKNNGVLPIKLEELQKKGKTVALIGNWVDNGEQMLGTYSGIAPFRNTPLAAAKALNLKMVTAGGPVNQSTGSRDSWTRPALNAAIQADVVLYFGGIDLSVEAEDRDRYSLAWPSAQAKLLSDISALGKPTVVVQLGTMLDDTALLDNKNISAIIWAGYPGQDGGTAAFDIITGKTAPSGRLPVTQYPAKYANQVPMTDMEVRPSKDTKGGAASNPGRTYRWYDEAVHPFGFGLHFTNFTTSVAVSSSSAISTSDLESGCKSEKHIDKCSFPSSLEVSVTNDGKSTTSSYAALAFVRGEYGPKPYPLKTLVAYGKLHDIAPGQTKKVKLELTLGDLARTAENGDLVLYPGKYEVLVDVPTAAKASFEIRGGELVLDRFPQPKDD, encoded by the exons GTCGCCATGGCCCTCAAGTATTTCCTGGCGGCTCTTGTTGGGCTTTTGCCGTATATCGCCGACGAGGTCCAGGGAGCAATCACGTATCCGGACTGCGAAAATGGACCCCTGTCTACAAACATTGTCTGCGACCAGGCTGCCACCccggccgaaagggctgcggGGCTCGTCGATATTATGGAGCTTGATGAGAAGCTGGAGAATCTGGTCAA CAAATCTCCGGGTGCACCGAGGATAGGGCTTCCGGCGTATGAGTGGTGGTCCGAGGCCCTGCACGGTGTGGCCAAATCGCCCGGCGTGACCTTCAACAAGTCATCCGGCGCGGCCTTCTCCTCTGCCACGTCCTTCTCCAACCCCATCGTTCTCTCAGCCGCATTTGACGACGAGCTGGTCGAGGCGGTGGCGACGCAAATCAGCACTGAGGCCAGGGCGTTTAGCAACGCCGGCTTGGCCGGGCTGGACTGGTGGACGCCCAACATCAACCCGTACAAGGACCCGCGATGGGGCCGCGGTATGGAGACGCCGGGCGAGGACGCACTCCGCATCTCGAAGTACGTCAAGGCCCTCCTCCGGGGCCTTGAGGGCAGTGACCCGACGACCAGGAAGATGGTTGCCAACTGCAAGCATTACGCAGCCAACGACCTCGAGAGGTGGAACGGCGTGACGCGCTACAACTTTGACGCCCCCGTGACGCTGCAGGACCTGTCAGAGTACTACCTGCCGGCTTTCAAACAGTGCGCCAGGGACAGCAACGTCGGATCGTTCATGTGTGCGTACAATGCCATGTCGATCAAGGGCAAGGACCTCTCCTGGAACGGGACGCCGGTGTGCGCAAGCAAGTATCTGATGAATGACATCCTGAGGGAGCATTGGGGGTGGAAGGAGCACAACAATTGGATCACGAGCGATTGCAACGCTGTTTTGC ACATGTGGAACCAGCACCACTGGTCAGACACCCGTGAAGAGGCTGCAGGCTCCGCCTACACTGCCGGGACCGACACTGTGTGCGAGGTGTCAAACTATGACAAGACCGCTGTCAAGGGAGCCTTTGACAGGGGGCTTCTTGACGAAGATGTCGTCGACCGGGCCCTCAAGCGTCTATACGAGGGCCTCGTCCGGGCGGGCTACTTTGATGGTCCGGACGCTCCATACCGCAACATCACGTGGGCAGACGTCAACACTCCTGAGGCGAGAAAGTTGGCGCACAGGTCTGCTGTCGAGGGAATGGTGCTTACCAAGAATAATGGAGTTTTGCCCATCAAACTGGAGGAATTGCAGAAGAAAGGCAAGACCGTGGCGCTGATTGGCAACTGGGTGGATAATGGAGAGCAGATGCTTGGGACGTACAGTGGAATTGCGCCATTCAGGAACACGCCGCTCGCTGCTGCCAAAGCGCTCAACCTCAAGATGGTCACGGCAGGTGGACCGGTCAATCAGAGTACAGGGAGCCGCGACAGCTGGACAAGGCCCGCCTTGAATGCGGCCATACAGGCGGATGTTGTTCTGTACTTTGGCGGGATTGATCTCTCCGTTGAGGCCGAGGACAGAGACAGGTACTCACTAGCATGGCCTAGCGCTCAAGCCAAGCTGCTTTCGGATATTTCTGCCCTCGGCAAGCCAACGGTAGTCGTACAGCTAGGAACAATGCTCGACGACACGGCGCTGTTGGACAACAAGAACATCTCCGCCATCATCTGGGCAGGTTATCCCGGCCAGGACGGCGGAACTGCCGCGTTCGACATCATCACCGGCAAGACCGCTCCATCGGGCCGCCTTCCAGTAACACAATACCCCGCCAAGTATGCAAACCAGGTGCCCATGACCGACATGGAAGTCCGCCCGTCCAAGGATACCAAGGGGGGCGCGGCTAGCAACCCAGGGAGAACATACCGGTGGTACGACGAGGCCGTCCACCCGTTCGGGTTCGGGCTGCACTTCACGAACTTCACCACCTCTGTCGCCGTGTCCTCCTCATCCGCCATCTCCACATCAGACCTCGAGTCCGGCTGCAAGAGCGAGAAGCACATCGACAAGTGTTCGTTCCCATCGTCGCTCGAAGTCTCCGTCACCAACGACGGCAAGTCAACCACCTCGTCCTACGCCGCACTGGCGTTCGTGCGGGGTGAGTACGGGCCCAAACCCTACCCACTCAAGACGCTGGTTGCGTATGGCAAGCTGCACGACATCGCACCGGGGCAGACTAAGAAGGTGAAGCTCGAGTTGACGCTGGGTGACCTCGCCAGAACTGCGGAGAATGGGGACCTGGTGTTGTATCCAGGCAAGTATGAGGTGCTGGTGGACGTGCCGACCGCTGCCAAGGCAAGCTTTGAGATTCGTGGCGGCGAGCTTGTTCTTGATCGGTTCCCGCAGCCAAAGGATGATTAG